The following coding sequences lie in one Musa acuminata AAA Group cultivar baxijiao chromosome BXJ1-8, Cavendish_Baxijiao_AAA, whole genome shotgun sequence genomic window:
- the LOC135588872 gene encoding putative disease resistance protein RGA3 yields MTVDLDLKRVLLEVLPSSAVRAQVEELGVRNHAEMIRGSLWVIHGVIMDAQLRAMEELVLEARVKDVGEWVTDVRVAVLDFEGLLGRIVTWQPTGTFNRLQRCYSLDDDDKGASRDAILIKLKDTAARLNILVSRARELNLRKEMMDSMDPCEAEFSANLKAEIVGRDEVIEDFIGKIRQRQQVSTDSVPLIVNIKGRKGMGKTTVARMIYHHRWAREQFSHRIWVDPHGFLSFDPMRIATHLADSMTKKPCSHLERHLHGIWKLVKESLRGSKYLLVLNDIRKEEFSEGNKWDKLHNILLREGGAGSTVIIVSSEDVELNREMMEFDVRRLSKKDWEQVFVRHAVIHPEEEEEASSAAKLLPRAILRTGNPLHAKLLASVFFRLTERSRWEAMARAVHHIVKSIGYFDPFHLFDHPIVRDATEEKLSHDEGSKPPSSGYVQSPPVPRFVNLRFFSLYLLLSRDERRHLYYSFFPPGYTFDFQDLLQMLTAEGFIPHSTDKAAAIEHLQREVQSSMSRTSRFSVLDHYCGQLCLPVDWKTRALLTPLPYFLRPSILIVEEENALMDRKCQTAQIPRHESTKLTVAHVLDPLATQILKLPEEHQLLNLRYLNLSQTKLKKFPDPICYLGNLLTLKLDHCQQLKQLPEQIHDLGKLQVLNLAYCTKLRKLPNTITSLVNLQELDLEGCHSLIELPQGLNNMKSLTELNLHRCSSLTRMPRKMKQLRNLHKLSGYTAVDKLGKAIREMHALVNLEELLHLRSLEELHLRSLEGVSKPEDAEAAKLEEKPNLRSLVLQWGCQKMDDGTEASAGSSSSQVIEALRPNISLRKLEIITYTGEAFPSWMGIKQEYHCTLVEIKLINLRRCGSLPALGELARLKIVEISGMQKISSVDDKFYGDNGRFSTLEKLTFSEMPNLEKWQTVVRKKDLFPKLAELTLIECPKLEKLEVRLSQVKRLNIWLDNGRLWTPTPSNFEGWDNLEELEMVGCTQLRNLPEDIKNFKRLESLRLVGCENIISLPVWLKGYEETLPLKISDGTALICVPKASNLREDHPNRHWSYDQDRHYLFNMTAEDEDQQDEDEDQPNLPHTDEDHQDRHNLSDTTDEDRHSSPDN; encoded by the coding sequence ATGACGGTGGACTTGGATTTGAAGCGTGTGTTGTTGGAGGTTCTACCGTCGTCTGCAGTGAGGGCGCAGGTGGAGGAGTTGGGTGTCCGAAACCATGCCGAAATGATTCGTGGCAGCCTCTGGGTCATCCATGGTGTGATAATGGACGCCCAGCTACGGGCGATGGAGGAGTTGGTCTTAGAGGCACGGGTGAAGGATGTGGGAGAATGGGTGACGGATGTGCGTGTGGCCGTTTTGGACTTCGAAGGCCTGCTTGGCCGGATCGTAACATGGCAACCGACGGGGACGTTTAATCGCTTGCAGCGCTGCTACTCCCTAGACGACGACGACAAAGGGGCGTCTCGCGATGCTATCCTGATAAAGCTCAAGGATACAGCAGCCAGGTTGAATATCCTTGTGAGCAGGGCGCGTGAGTTGAATCTTCGGAAGGAGATGATGGATTCTATGGACCCATGCGAGGCAGAGTTCTCCGCCAACTTGAAGGCTGAGATTGTGGGCAGAGACGAGGTTATAGAAGATTTCATTGGGAAAATTCGGCAGCGACAACAAGTGTCCACGGATTCTGTGCCCCTGATCGTCAACATAAAGGGTCGCAAAGGAATGGGGAAGACGACCGTCGCTCGGATGATCTACCATCATCGCTGGGCGCGCGAGCAGTTCAGTCATCGAATCTGGGTAGACCCGCACGGCTTTCTCTCTTTCGATCCCATGAGGATCGCGACTCACCTTGCCGATTCCATGACGAAGAAACCGTGCAGCCATTTGGAGCGCCACCTGCATGGCATCTGGAAACTCGTCAAGGAAAGTCTCCGAGGCAGCAAATACCTTCTCGTCCTGAATGACATCAGGAAAGAAGAGTTTTCGGAAGGTAACAAGTGGGATAAATTGCATAACATCCTCTTGCGTGAGGGCGGGGCGGGGAGTACGGTCATAATCGTGTCTTCCGAAGATGTGGAATTAAATCGAGAAATGATGGAATTCGACGTCCGGCGCCTATCGAAGAAAGATTGGGAACAAGTGTTCGTGAGACACGCGGTGATCCAccctgaggaggaagaggaggcttcTTCGGCGGCAAAGCTACTTCCACGTGCCATCCTACGCACCGGCAATCCCTTGCATGCTAAGCTTCTGGCCTCGGTTTTCTTCAGGCTCACAGAGCGGAGTCGGTGGGAAGCAATGGCGCGTGCTGTTCATCATATTGTCAAATCCATCGGCTACTTCGATCCTTTTCATCTGTTTGACCACCCCATAGTACGAGATGCTACTGAGGAGAAGCTGTCTCACGACGAAGGCTCCAAACCACCTTCAAGCGGGTATGTGCAGTCCCCACCGGTTCCGAGATTCGTCAACCTGCGTTTCTTCTCCCTCTATCTTCTTCTATCCCGGGACGAACGGAGACACCTGTATTACTCCTTCTTTCCACCGGGCTACACCTTTGATTTCCAGGACTTACTGCAGATGCTCACTGCCGAAGGCTTCATACCACATTCAACCGACAAAGCGGCAGCAATCGAGCATCTGCAGCGCGAAGTACAGTCGTCGATGTCGAGGACTAGCCGGTTTTCAGTACTCGATCACTACTGTGGCCAGTTGTGCTTACCCGTTGATTGGAAGACACGGGCACTGCTGACGCCCTTGCCTTATTTTCTCAGACCTTCGATTTTAATCGTGGAGGAGGAGAATGCCTTGATGGATCGGAAATGCCAAACTGCACAGATCCCACGACACGAGTCGACCAAGCTCACAGTTGCGCATGTCCTGGATCCGCTAGCTACCCAGATCCTGAAGCTACCCGAGGAACACCAGTTGCTCAACCTCAGGTACCTCAACCTTTCGCAGACAAAGCTCAAAAAATTCCCTGATCCCATCTGCTACCTTGGGAATTTGCTGACCTTGAAGTTAGATCACTGCCAACAGCTTAAGCAACTCCCGGAACAGATCCACGACCTTGGAAAATTACAGGTATTGAATCTGGCCTACTGCACAAAGCTTCGGAAGTTACCCAATACGATCACAAGCCTCGTCAACTTACAAGAGTTAGACCTTGAAGGCTGTCACTCGCTCATCGAGTTACCTCAAGGTTTGAACAACATGAAATCACTGACGGAGCTGAATCTGCACCGATGTTCTTCCTTGACTCGAATGCCCCGTAAAATGAAGCAGCTGCGTAACCTCCACAAGTTATCTGGATACACTGCAGTGGACAAGCTTGGAAAAGCCATCCGGGAGATGCATGCTTTGGTGAATCTGGAAGAGCTACTACATCTACGAAGCCTGGAGGAGCTGCATCTACGAAGCCTCGAAGGAGTGTCAAAGCCGGAGGACGCTGAAGCCGCGAAGCTGGAGGAGAAACCAAACCTTCGGAGTTTGGTGTTACAATGGGGATGCCAGAAAATGGACGACGGTACCGAAGCATCTGCTGGCTCATCGTCGTCGCAAGTAATCGAAGCCCTCCGACCCAACATAAGTTTGCGGAAACTCGAGATCATTACTTACACGGGCGAGGCATTTCCAAGTTGGATGGGAATCAAACAAGAATATCACTGCACCTTGGTGGAGATCAAACTAATCAACCTCAGAAGATGCGGGAGTCTACCAGCTCTCGGGGAATTAGCTCGTCTTAAGATCGTCGAAATCAGCGGGATGCAGAAGATCAGCTCCGTGGATGATAAATTCTACGGTGACAATGGCAGATTTTCCACGTTGGAAAAGCTCACTTTCTCTGAAATGCCTAACCTAGAGAAATGGCAGACGGTGGTGAGAAAAAAAGACTTGTTTCCTAAGCTCGCGGAGTTGACACTGATCGAGTGCCCAAAGTTGGAGAAACTAGAGGTGCGCCTGTCACAAGTTAAAAGATTGAACATTTGGTTGGACAATGGTCGGCTGTGGACGCCGACGCCGTCTAACTTCGAGGGTTGGGACAACCTGGAGGAGTTGGAGATGGTTGGGTGCACACAGCTGAGGAATTTACCAGAGGATATAAAGAATTTTAAGCGCCTCGAGAGTTTGAGACTCGTTGGATGTGAAAACATCATCTCTTTACCAGTTTGGCTAAAAGGATACGAGGAAACGCTCCCCTTGAAGATTTCTGATGGTACGGCACTCATATGCGTGCCGAAGGCTTCAAATCTGCGTGAAGATCATCCCAATCGGCATTGGTCGTATGATCAAGATCGTCATTACCTGTTCAACATGACTGCTGAAGACGAAGATCAACAGGATGAGGACGAAGATCAACCCAATCTGCCTCATACGGATGAAGATCATCAAGATCGTCATAACCTGTCCGACACAACTGATGAGGACCGTCATAGCTCGCCCGACAACTGA